From the genome of Callithrix jacchus isolate 240 chromosome 7, calJac240_pri, whole genome shotgun sequence, one region includes:
- the MMEL1 gene encoding membrane metallo-endopeptidase-like 1 isoform X4, with product MRRLAAAPRDPRDQLKIQHLRHPPRPGGGHPQSVHRGEGIRAQQLGNRLLPSAAEVWGPVTWPLQPRRASVPPSPVPTVVLENSTAKDRPAVEKAKMLYRSCMNENVIERRGSQPLLDTLEVVGGWPVAMDKWNETTGLKWELERQLALMNSQFNRRVLIDLFVWNDDQNSSRHVIYIDQPTLGMPSRDYYFSGGRDRKVREAYLQLMVSVATMLREDENLPRDSRRVQEDMAQVLQLETQLAKATAPQEERHDVIALYHRMGLKELQSQFGLKGFNWTLFIQTVLSSVNVKLLPDEEVVVYGVPYLQNLESILDTYSARTIQNYLAWRLVLDRIGSLSQRFKDTRVNYRRALFGTMVEEVRWRECVGYVNSNMESAVGSLYVREAFPRDSKSMVRELVGKVRAVFVETLDELSWMDEESKEKAREKAMSIQEQIGHPDYILEERNRRLDEEYSNLNFSEDLYFENGLQNLKVGAQRGLRKLREKADPNLWIIGAAVVNAFYSPNRNQIVFPAGILQPPLFSEEQPQALNFGGIGTVIGHEITHGFDNSGRNFDKNGNMMDWWSNFSSQHFWEQSECMIYQYGNYSWDLAEGQNVNGFNTLGENIADNGGVRQAYQAYLKWMAEGGKDQQLPGLALTHEQLFFINYAQVWCGSYRPEFAIQSIKTDVHSPLKYRVLGSLQNLAAFADTFHCTQGTPMHPKERCRVW from the exons ATGCGGAGGCTGGCTGCGGCACCACGTGATCCCCGAGACCAACTCAAGATACAGCATCTTCGACATCCTCCGCGACCAGGTGGAGGTCATCCTCAAAG TGTGCACAGAGGAGAGGGAATAAGGGCCCAGCAGCTGGGGAACCGCCTCTTGCCAAGTGCTGCAGAGGTGTGGGGACCTGTGACTTGGCCCCTGCAGCCTCGTCGGGCCTCTGTCCCACCTTCTCCTGTGCCCACAGTGGTGCTAGAGAATTCCACGGCCAAGGACCGGCCGGCTGTGGAGAAGGCCAAGATGCTGTACCGCTCCTGCATGAACGAGA ATGTGATAGAGAGGCGAGGCTCTCAGCCCCTGCTCGACACCTTGGAGGTGGTGGGAGGCTGGCCAGTGGCCATGGACAAGTGGAACGAGACCACAG GCCTCAAGTGGGAGCTGGAGCGGCAGCTGGCGTTGATGAACTCACAGTTCAACAGGCGCGTCCTCATCGACCTCTTCGTCTGGAACGACGACCAGAACTCCAGCCGGCATGTCATCTAC ATAGACCAGCCCACCTTGGGCATGCCGTCCCGAGACTACTACTTCAGCGGCGGTAGAGACCGGAAG GTTCGGGAAGCATACCTGCAGCTCATGGTGTCAGTGGCCACGATGCTGCGGGAGGACGAGAACCTTCCCAGGGACAGCCGCCGGGTGCAGGAGGACATGGCGCAGGTGCTGCAGCTGGAGACGCAGCTGGCCAAG GCCACAGCACCCCAGGAGGAGAGGCACGATGTCATCGCCCTCTACCATCGGATGGGCCTGAAGGAGCTGCAAAGCCAGTTTGGCTTGAAG GGATTTAACTGGACTCTCTTTATACAAACCGTGCTGTCCTCTGTGAACGTCAAGCTGCTGCCAGATGAGGAAGTGGTGGTGTACGGCGTCCCCTACCTGCAGAACCTTGAAAGCATCCTCGACACCTACTCAGCCAG GACCATACAGAACTACCTGGCCTGGCGCCTGGTGCTGGACCGCATTGGCAGCCTGAGTCAGAGGTTCAAAGACACACGAGTGAACTACCGCAGG GCACTGTTCGGCACGATGGTGGAGGAGGTGCGCTGGCGTGAGTGTGTAGGCTACGTCAACAGCAACATGGAAAGCGCCGTGGGCTCACTCTACGTCAGGGAGGCCTTCCCCAGAGACAGCAAGAGCATG GTCAGAGAACTCGTTGGCAAGGTGCGGGCAGTGTTTGTGGAGACTCTGGATGAGCTGAGCTGGATGGACGAGGAGTCCAAGGAGAAGGCACGAGAGAAG GCCATGAGCATCCAGGAGCAGATTGGCCACCCTGACTACATCCTGGAGGAGAGGAACAGGCGCCTGGACGAGGAGTACTCCAAC CTGAACTTCTCGGAGGACCTGTACTTTGAGAACGGTCTGCAGAACCTCAAGGTGGGCGCCCAGcggggcctcaggaagcttcggGAAAAGGCGGACCCAAATCT GTGGATCATCGGGGCGGCCGTGGTCAATGCGTTCTACTCCCCAAACCGAAACCAGATCG TGTTCCCTGCCGGGATCCTCCAGCCCCCCTTGTTCAGCGAGGAGCAGCCGCAGGCCTTGAACTTCGGAGGCATTGGGACGGTGATTGGACACGAGATCACCCACGGCTTCGACAACAGCG gcCGGAACTTCGACAAGAACGGCAACATGATGGACTGGTGGAGTAACTTCTCCAGCCAGCACTTCTGGGAGCAGTCGGAGTGCATGATCTACCAGTACGGCAACTACTCCTGGGACCTAGCGGAGGGGCAGAAC GTGAACGGATTCAACACCCTTGGGGAAAACATTGCGGACAATGGAGGAGTGCGGCAAGCCTATCAG GCCTACCTCAAGTGGATGGCAGAGGGTGGCAAGGACCAGCAGCTGCCCGGCCTAGCTCTCACCCACGAGCAGCTCTTCTTCATCAACTACGCCCAG GTATGGTGTGGGTCCTACCGGCCCGAGTTTGCCATCCAGTCCATCAAGACGGACGTCCACAGTCCCCTAAAATACAG GGTTCTGGGCTCGCTGCAGAACCTGGCCGCCTTCGCAGACACATTCCACTGCACCCAGGGCACCCCCATGCACCCCAAGGAGCGATGCCGCGTGTGGTAG